The Candidatus Zixiibacteriota bacterium genome contains a region encoding:
- a CDS encoding PaaI family thioesterase: MRRTRARVAAGGRVASKVIDPAASAGATESLAAVVHPYCVACSSANARSLGLRYVRTGPQAVEATFDCGRDLEGYPCVVHGGIVALIVDSAMTNCLFACGHIAMTAELTIRYHAPIRTGYTAIVRAMIKESTTRLHIVEGTITQEDESKVTATGKFLTGGQ; encoded by the coding sequence ATGAGACGGACACGGGCACGTGTTGCCGCCGGCGGTCGGGTCGCATCGAAAGTCATCGACCCCGCGGCGTCCGCCGGCGCCACGGAGTCGCTGGCCGCCGTTGTGCACCCCTACTGTGTCGCCTGCAGCTCCGCCAACGCCCGCAGTCTGGGGTTGCGCTATGTCCGCACCGGGCCTCAGGCGGTCGAGGCCACCTTCGATTGCGGGAGGGACCTTGAGGGATATCCGTGTGTCGTGCATGGAGGCATCGTGGCGCTGATTGTGGACAGCGCCATGACCAACTGCCTGTTCGCTTGCGGTCACATCGCGATGACGGCGGAATTGACCATCCGATACCATGCGCCCATTCGTACCGGGTACACTGCGATCGTGCGTGCCATGATCAAGGAGTCGACGACGCGCCTTCATATTGTGGAGGGGACAATCACACAGGAGGACGAATCGAAAGTAACTGCTACCGGCAAGTTCCTGACCGGTGGTCAGTGA
- a CDS encoding NifB/NifX family molybdenum-iron cluster-binding protein, protein MKVAVASDDGQTVASHLGKVRGFVICRVENGYIIDREYRINSFTGHARAAAGMARAANRHGPILEALADCAVVVSGGMGQRIRDDLAQSGIDVIVTDEGNVDEAVHRLIIGALADRTGPGCDHHYGEGDKCGT, encoded by the coding sequence GTGAAAGTCGCAGTGGCGTCCGACGACGGGCAGACGGTAGCGTCCCATCTGGGGAAGGTGCGCGGGTTCGTGATCTGCCGCGTGGAGAACGGGTACATCATCGACCGTGAATATCGCATCAACTCCTTCACCGGGCATGCGCGTGCGGCGGCCGGCATGGCCCGTGCCGCCAACCGGCACGGGCCGATCCTGGAGGCCCTCGCCGATTGCGCCGTGGTCGTGTCCGGAGGGATGGGGCAGAGGATCCGTGATGATCTGGCCCAAAGCGGGATCGATGTGATCGTGACCGACGAAGGAAATGTCGACGAGGCGGTCCATCGTCTGATCATCGGCGCCTTGGCGGACAGGACAGGGCCCGGTTGCGATCATCATTACGGTGAAGGGGACAAGTGCGGCACATGA
- the tsaA gene encoding tRNA (N6-threonylcarbamoyladenosine(37)-N6)-methyltransferase TrmO → MEVRAVGIIHSPFQEISGTPIQPTYAGDTEGVVEVFPEFESALSDLIGYERIWLLYWFDRAGPMRLHVVPFRDTTERGLFSTRAPCRPNPIGLSCVRLLSVADCFVRVAGIDVLDKTPLLDIKPYIPDFDGYPECRAGWHAASASARKQADDRFRP, encoded by the coding sequence ATGGAAGTCAGGGCTGTCGGCATCATTCACTCACCGTTTCAGGAGATATCAGGGACTCCGATTCAACCGACCTACGCCGGAGACACGGAAGGCGTCGTTGAGGTGTTCCCCGAATTCGAAAGTGCGCTTTCCGATCTGATTGGGTACGAGCGCATCTGGCTGCTTTACTGGTTTGACCGCGCTGGCCCGATGCGCCTGCATGTGGTTCCGTTCCGGGACACGACGGAGCGTGGTCTGTTCTCGACACGTGCCCCCTGCCGTCCCAATCCGATCGGGCTCTCGTGCGTGCGGCTCCTTTCTGTGGCGGACTGTTTCGTACGTGTGGCCGGGATCGACGTGCTGGACAAGACACCATTACTCGACATTAAGCCGTACATCCCCGATTTCGACGGATATCCGGAGTGCCGCGCTGGTTGGCATGCGGCATCGGCGAGCGCACGCAAGCAAGCGGATGATCGGTTCCGTCCCTGA
- a CDS encoding DUF134 domain-containing protein, with protein sequence MPRPQCRRRIGCSPGARYFKPRGVPLNALAEVLMTLDELEAMRLADADGLYHEEAATRMGVSRQTFGRIIESARRKAADTLCHGKALRIEGGEIEMVAGRLFRCNACGHEWEVPYGTARPSACPQCQSVNIQRSPKDQGHGRRHGQGQRGRARCGQRTR encoded by the coding sequence ATGCCCAGGCCACAATGTCGCCGACGAATCGGGTGTTCCCCGGGAGCCAGGTACTTCAAGCCGAGAGGCGTCCCGCTGAACGCTCTGGCTGAAGTCCTGATGACGTTGGACGAGCTCGAGGCCATGCGTCTGGCCGACGCGGATGGACTCTACCACGAGGAGGCGGCGACACGGATGGGCGTGTCGCGCCAGACCTTCGGGCGGATCATCGAGTCCGCGCGCCGGAAAGCCGCCGATACCCTGTGTCACGGCAAAGCCCTTCGGATCGAAGGAGGTGAAATCGAGATGGTGGCCGGACGACTTTTCCGTTGCAATGCTTGCGGACACGAGTGGGAAGTGCCGTATGGAACAGCGCGCCCGTCGGCCTGCCCGCAGTGCCAGTCGGTGAATATCCAACGTTCGCCGAAGGACCAGGGGCATGGCCGGCGGCACGGCCAGGGTCAGCGGGGACGCGCCCGCTGCGGCCAGAGAACCCGTTGA